The Streptomyces liliiviolaceus sequence AGATCGCGTCGAGATCGCGCTCGACGACGACACGGTTGAGGTGGGTGTGCACCAGGTTGAGGCCGGGCGAGGTCCCCCAGTGTCCGAGCAGCCGCGGCTTGATGTGTTCGGGCTTGAGCGGCTCGGTCAGCAGCGGGTTGCCGAGGAGGTAGATCTGACCGACGGCCAGGTAGTTCGCGGCACGCCAGTGCGCGTCGAGCGCCGCCATGCGGTCCTTGGCCATGGTGAGGGACTCCTGTTCAGAGGGTTGCGGGGGTTCCCGGGGTTGCGGCGGTTTTGAGGGGGTGGGACGCGGGTTCCACACGGGGCGCCGATCAGTCGTGGAAGGACGGGTTGTTCGGCCGTTCGTGGCAGTGGCCGGCGCTCCGTGCGGTGGCCGTGGTGCTCGGTGCCGGGCCCTGCTCCGGCCGCCCTCGTGACGTTCGCACCGACCGCCCGGCGGACGGGAGGGCCAAACCGGCCCCTGGGAGGATCCGTTCGGCCTTCACGGGGCACACGCACGATGTACGGGGGTGGCTCGGGCGGCGCGGCACGGCCGCGGGTGCTGAGGAGGCGGGACATGCGGACGCGGGAACAACGGGCGAGCGAGAAGCGGGCGCGGGTGATCGGGCGGCGCTGGCGGCACAGTCCGCTGTGCCGCCGTACGGACGTGGTGGAGGCGTGGACCGCGCTGGTCGTCTCCGTCGTGCTGTGGGCCGGTACGCCGCTCGCCGGGCTGGCGGCGGGCTGGTGGGCGTACGACGGGGCGCGGTCCACGGCGGTGGAGCAGCGGGCCGAACGCCACCGGGTGCTCGCGACGATCGTCGAGGGGGCGCACACCTCCGCGGCCGGCGGCGAGGGCGACCGGCGGCCGGTCAAGCGGGTGAGCGTCCGCTGGACGGAGCCGGGTGAGCGGGCGCGCACGGGTGAGACCCGGGTGCCCGCCGGGGCCGGGGCCGGCGACCGCACGTACATCTGGCTGGACCGCCAGGACCGGGTCGTCCCGGCTCCGACGAGCGACACGGTGGTCTGGCAGCACGGGCTGGCCGTGGGCGCCTGTGCCGCGGGGGTGGCCGCGGGCGGCGTACTGGCCCTGCACGCCCTGATACGCCGGGTCGCCGCACGCCGTCGGCTGGCCGAATGGGAACGGGAGTGGGCCCTTACGGGGCCTGAATGGGCGCGGGACCGGACCTGACGGGCGGGACGGGCCGAACGGCGCGGAGAGCGACGGCCGGGCGGCGACGAAAGCGGTCCGGCCGTCCATGACGACCGGGCCCACCAGCCCTGGAACGGGACCTGTTGGCCCCTGTCGGGACCGGTTGGTCCCTGTCCCCGGAGAGCGGCGCCCAGGATCCTGGAGGTGTCCCGACGCGATGTTCGCGGCACTCCAGAAAGGGGACCCGCATGCTCGCAACCTCCACTCCCCGACTGTCC is a genomic window containing:
- a CDS encoding Rv1733c family protein encodes the protein MRTREQRASEKRARVIGRRWRHSPLCRRTDVVEAWTALVVSVVLWAGTPLAGLAAGWWAYDGARSTAVEQRAERHRVLATIVEGAHTSAAGGEGDRRPVKRVSVRWTEPGERARTGETRVPAGAGAGDRTYIWLDRQDRVVPAPTSDTVVWQHGLAVGACAAGVAAGGVLALHALIRRVAARRRLAEWEREWALTGPEWARDRT